A single Corynebacterium resistens DSM 45100 DNA region contains:
- a CDS encoding DUF5979 domain-containing protein, whose protein sequence is MGFGQRATLLANATRTVGRTIISRTGSALRRFAVVVTAFVLGMGLMSIPEVPFVPEPPKADAQTGRTGDRSAATLTNDMGDCNFRQGDGPVAPWAKQLCWIDMSKADGSNFDWTRGIPVQRKIGRYTLTFTPKVVSGYADLLNVRQQGQNTAAFGNNNSGYRTFTPYGDDTSKPFLFATMGGTLSRTYIRFSLENISLKDEGGKDVPNFQIMMADAEMTTQAGVANEMISLDNRGGKVQQITRLTPSGFSGACNRIYGEADEPKNWSEAGAYHRGFVCYQDQVVNPPPGSFLVSAANPKNLDIALASAIWREQAIALAINIGRVSGAVSANTTYEKAATGQATKFDVTAATRGLAPGATENPVPLKDGEYTAATRLSASGDEGKTADDYVFRSKATGASGSKAFDRYNPVWTCTMGNANPVTIKEGSVPAGYTLNRKIDTGANTSTSELVVPERNNDPTTCTVTWEPRFKASSLQLSKTVAGSAAQFDEVQLRTFQLNYKCTDLNGFSKAYPEVKLEGNRVLQKGQSSTVPNLPLGTTCTINESFPDGAPPARPGKKLTLTWSTGTSSSDPLPTSSTKLDQQNISVRANNQYDYRAGKVKFSKELSGEPVGDFGYPRKYDFELTCGGTTVENRHFSLNIDRQQNGNPSGALELTDVPVARDCWIKPLTGLSTEESARINFDGRDVTFDGKGIQADANGAYHFKLPDYAENAQPSVGDLHIKAKYSYQLRDVKVFKELTGNGAASKDLQGESFPIQYKCTWGGASNAQKREGTLNIVTLEVGPRARIKAIPVGAECLIWEQDTPEFPNVKLTGTKLTASDSSDQVTTLTNEEAKSKPIITVSTDTSDNQNEVHVRNTFEPKLGQVQLKKLNNRNGLTVDLPTEYTFGFSCGPRSVTRANGQVEYVPLDGIAIVQEGQVTALRLSHSDPEIRSLVNDQDGNLGVPYGNQCTFDEDAPNLSVGGVLWSTDADQQTFTVKQPTTTQTITNDYKPTGDGLVISQQSGSNPAFVRRVKYTITCTASDGKPLNMGEYGSVTLGDDPSTSTKEPTDVSIPPSVVPEGSTCEVTEDGQDPGTRPKRNGQPGDFPITRETTLKVLNESGADDSAVFDNQKPVKQTVKVGTKTSVLVTHLYDFVYAHVTGAKSVVFDPATQQYISDKRKEVKNKREFNVTISCLPPDNADTPTVDSGVVSAATANQPLDFGEFPVGADCTASEGATTTAAGISVKQEVSINGGDKSEKSGGFDVVAGTNAVTFTNTYSRRLTEVKLNTQGHLPAAVAEQYARAGKKVPYYPHKFDLDCHDPETGEGAQGELLGEFPGSVQGVGTATFQGVPVGAECHFKGDGYGDFNLDLKEPDGTLLKATLRPRQIGWVVDKNDGSAYFDKNLADGLTESQYFPTVDGTNNNVVDLTSYYEYVTTKIKMSKKVVGRKEDLSLLNQDQKFEFTMQCKGVGYQYSELASDGKRIEREIALNNGFSDYSDAGNGEVVRTYTSPEVQVPVGAYCTFTETPPSGTPKELRHKVDQARIAKYAGDKEDSPVESWDFVNRYERRTTPVRVSINQSGYLKGIAEGGYEAKLTCKDPKGITFEKSITTDETPVGANVATTAPAAGGFIVDLPVGAECSLDLSGSPALAAREQLAVTAGARTPVTQFNSWVRGKDPDGAPRIALAKRSPADITASQKNRKFTFSVPADLSSTENEMVIGVENHNFRGFADVTFTKTSAGNAGKNAQFNFEQSCSPGDPTFTLKSGESYTLKSVPIDSPCSVQEIDDGVKESNPILNVTNHGARIDNVKVQQSPAPAPEPGKPLEENLRRVNFDVLPVSTADDTSTSGEQWSLTAQNSFPGVQIEKKIDGSPISSITGAVADTAVLPDDATSMKVHYKITNTGAQSLSDIALKDPSLAGRKITNSAGQTITVPESGAIDANFCSVANLQLASDNTHECVFDVEITEPKDKFFSYKGEVTVTAKAGDDAGQVSDTDTYGAIRLQKAIGWMLPDTGAQTLLVVLLLGLLALAYGLYRYLRRRDEDEDEDYSEEDQFGPDADEPLDDDSSAHPFEEDTESPDDYDGQR, encoded by the coding sequence ATGGGATTTGGACAGCGCGCAACATTGCTGGCGAATGCCACCCGAACAGTAGGACGTACAATCATCTCCCGAACCGGGAGTGCGCTGCGCCGCTTCGCGGTTGTGGTAACCGCGTTTGTGCTGGGCATGGGTTTGATGTCCATCCCAGAGGTGCCGTTTGTCCCGGAGCCGCCGAAAGCGGATGCGCAGACAGGTAGAACAGGTGATCGTTCGGCAGCAACGCTAACGAATGACATGGGTGACTGTAACTTCCGCCAAGGCGATGGGCCAGTAGCACCGTGGGCCAAGCAGCTGTGTTGGATTGATATGTCCAAGGCTGACGGATCAAACTTCGACTGGACGAGGGGTATTCCTGTACAACGCAAGATTGGACGTTATACGTTGACGTTCACGCCAAAGGTTGTGTCTGGTTACGCCGACCTTTTAAACGTAAGACAGCAGGGCCAGAACACGGCTGCTTTTGGTAACAACAACTCTGGTTACCGTACTTTCACTCCCTACGGCGATGACACCTCCAAGCCGTTCCTGTTTGCAACAATGGGCGGAACGCTAAGCCGCACCTACATTCGTTTCAGCCTTGAAAACATTTCTTTGAAAGATGAGGGTGGAAAGGACGTCCCTAATTTTCAAATCATGATGGCTGATGCCGAGATGACCACACAGGCTGGTGTCGCCAATGAGATGATCAGCCTTGATAACCGTGGGGGCAAAGTGCAACAGATCACCCGTCTAACACCATCCGGCTTTTCTGGTGCTTGCAACAGGATCTACGGTGAGGCTGATGAACCCAAGAACTGGAGTGAAGCCGGAGCCTATCATCGAGGGTTCGTTTGTTACCAGGACCAAGTCGTCAATCCACCTCCTGGCTCCTTCTTAGTAAGCGCTGCTAACCCTAAGAATTTAGATATTGCACTTGCATCGGCTATTTGGCGCGAACAAGCAATAGCTTTGGCGATTAATATTGGGCGTGTATCTGGCGCCGTTTCGGCGAATACAACTTACGAAAAGGCTGCGACGGGTCAAGCAACCAAGTTCGATGTCACAGCTGCAACCCGAGGGCTAGCTCCGGGAGCGACTGAGAACCCCGTGCCGCTGAAAGATGGCGAATATACGGCGGCTACTCGTTTGTCTGCATCCGGTGATGAAGGAAAAACGGCGGACGACTATGTATTTCGTTCGAAGGCTACGGGCGCGAGTGGTTCCAAAGCTTTTGATCGTTACAACCCGGTGTGGACATGCACCATGGGGAATGCCAACCCAGTGACAATTAAGGAAGGTAGCGTACCGGCTGGATACACTCTGAACCGAAAGATCGATACCGGCGCAAACACCAGCACGAGCGAGTTGGTAGTGCCAGAACGCAATAATGATCCCACTACATGTACAGTAACGTGGGAGCCACGGTTTAAAGCCTCTAGTTTGCAGCTGTCCAAGACCGTTGCTGGTTCGGCTGCTCAGTTCGATGAGGTGCAGTTGCGTACCTTCCAATTGAATTACAAATGCACCGATCTCAACGGCTTCTCGAAGGCATACCCGGAAGTTAAGCTAGAAGGTAACCGAGTACTGCAAAAGGGACAGAGCTCTACCGTTCCTAATTTGCCTTTGGGAACTACCTGCACCATTAATGAGAGTTTTCCTGACGGAGCGCCTCCTGCGCGCCCCGGCAAGAAGTTGACCCTGACATGGAGCACAGGAACTTCCTCGAGCGATCCGTTGCCAACGAGCTCGACGAAGCTGGATCAACAGAACATCTCTGTCCGCGCGAATAACCAGTATGATTATCGAGCCGGCAAGGTGAAATTCTCCAAGGAGCTCTCTGGTGAGCCCGTTGGCGATTTCGGTTATCCCCGGAAATATGACTTTGAACTTACTTGTGGCGGGACAACGGTTGAAAACCGTCATTTCAGCTTGAACATCGACCGCCAACAGAATGGCAACCCTTCAGGTGCGCTTGAGCTCACAGACGTGCCGGTGGCGCGCGACTGTTGGATTAAGCCTTTGACCGGTTTAAGTACCGAGGAGAGTGCGCGCATCAATTTTGACGGACGTGACGTGACATTTGATGGTAAAGGCATCCAGGCTGATGCCAATGGGGCTTATCACTTTAAGCTGCCTGATTATGCAGAAAATGCACAACCGTCCGTAGGTGATCTGCATATCAAGGCGAAGTACTCTTACCAACTACGCGACGTGAAGGTTTTCAAGGAGCTTACCGGCAATGGTGCGGCATCCAAGGATCTACAGGGCGAAAGTTTCCCAATACAGTACAAGTGCACGTGGGGTGGAGCTTCCAATGCGCAAAAACGTGAAGGCACACTTAACATTGTGACGCTCGAAGTTGGCCCGCGTGCGCGTATCAAGGCCATTCCGGTGGGGGCAGAGTGCCTGATTTGGGAGCAAGACACCCCTGAGTTTCCCAATGTGAAGCTGACAGGCACCAAGCTCACTGCAAGTGATTCATCTGATCAAGTCACCACACTCACGAATGAAGAAGCGAAATCTAAACCAATCATCACGGTAAGCACTGATACATCTGACAATCAGAACGAGGTCCACGTACGGAATACTTTCGAACCGAAGCTGGGGCAAGTTCAGCTTAAGAAACTAAATAACCGTAATGGTTTAACCGTTGACCTGCCGACTGAGTACACTTTCGGTTTTAGTTGTGGCCCTCGATCAGTCACCCGTGCCAACGGGCAGGTGGAATACGTTCCTCTAGACGGAATCGCGATTGTTCAAGAAGGACAGGTTACTGCACTGCGGTTGAGTCATTCGGACCCAGAGATTCGCAGCCTTGTTAATGATCAAGATGGAAATCTCGGCGTTCCCTACGGAAACCAGTGTACTTTTGATGAGGATGCCCCAAATCTAAGTGTAGGTGGCGTGCTGTGGAGTACGGATGCTGATCAGCAGACGTTCACGGTCAAGCAACCAACAACAACCCAGACGATTACGAACGATTACAAGCCCACCGGCGATGGTCTTGTGATCAGTCAGCAATCCGGTTCCAACCCGGCCTTTGTACGCCGAGTCAAATACACAATCACCTGCACCGCCTCGGATGGTAAACCCCTGAACATGGGGGAGTACGGTTCCGTGACGCTCGGTGATGACCCCTCAACCTCCACTAAGGAACCGACTGATGTATCAATTCCACCTTCTGTCGTCCCGGAGGGGAGCACTTGTGAGGTAACCGAGGATGGGCAAGATCCGGGTACCCGTCCAAAGCGAAATGGGCAACCAGGTGACTTTCCGATCACTAGGGAAACGACGTTAAAGGTTCTCAACGAATCGGGTGCCGATGACTCCGCCGTGTTCGATAACCAGAAACCTGTTAAACAGACTGTAAAAGTGGGAACCAAGACTTCAGTTTTGGTTACGCACCTCTACGACTTTGTTTATGCCCACGTTACTGGTGCAAAGTCGGTCGTTTTCGATCCCGCGACGCAGCAGTATATTTCCGACAAACGCAAAGAGGTTAAAAACAAGCGCGAATTCAACGTCACAATTTCTTGCCTACCACCGGATAATGCGGACACGCCTACTGTTGACTCTGGTGTTGTATCCGCCGCTACGGCAAACCAGCCCCTTGATTTTGGTGAGTTTCCCGTTGGCGCTGACTGCACCGCGAGTGAGGGCGCAACAACTACTGCCGCGGGTATTTCGGTGAAACAAGAGGTTTCCATCAACGGCGGGGATAAATCTGAAAAATCAGGGGGATTCGACGTCGTTGCGGGTACAAATGCCGTTACCTTTACGAACACGTACTCTCGGCGCCTAACGGAAGTGAAACTCAATACGCAGGGTCACTTGCCGGCTGCAGTGGCAGAGCAGTACGCGCGTGCGGGCAAGAAGGTGCCGTATTACCCTCACAAATTTGATTTGGACTGTCATGACCCCGAAACGGGCGAAGGTGCACAGGGCGAGCTACTTGGAGAATTCCCCGGTTCTGTTCAAGGCGTGGGAACTGCCACGTTCCAAGGGGTGCCCGTAGGAGCGGAATGTCATTTCAAGGGAGATGGCTATGGTGACTTTAACCTGGATTTGAAGGAACCAGATGGAACCTTGCTGAAGGCAACTCTGCGCCCACGCCAGATTGGTTGGGTCGTGGACAAAAACGACGGTTCTGCCTATTTTGACAAGAACCTTGCAGACGGCTTGACCGAATCGCAGTACTTCCCAACAGTTGATGGCACTAACAATAATGTTGTGGACCTCACCAGTTACTACGAGTACGTCACCACCAAGATCAAGATGTCCAAGAAAGTCGTTGGGCGAAAAGAAGACCTGAGCTTGTTGAACCAGGATCAGAAGTTTGAATTCACCATGCAGTGCAAGGGCGTGGGATATCAGTATTCGGAACTGGCTTCAGACGGCAAGCGCATAGAAAGAGAGATTGCCCTCAACAATGGCTTCAGTGATTATTCCGATGCGGGCAACGGGGAAGTCGTGCGCACTTACACTTCACCGGAAGTTCAAGTTCCTGTCGGCGCGTACTGCACCTTTACAGAAACTCCACCCAGTGGTACTCCAAAGGAATTAAGGCACAAGGTAGACCAAGCCAGGATTGCAAAGTACGCCGGCGATAAAGAGGATTCACCCGTGGAATCGTGGGACTTCGTAAACCGCTACGAACGTCGCACCACACCAGTGCGCGTGAGCATTAACCAATCCGGTTACCTCAAGGGAATCGCCGAAGGCGGATACGAGGCCAAGCTCACGTGCAAGGATCCAAAGGGAATTACGTTCGAAAAGTCTATTACGACGGATGAAACCCCAGTTGGTGCGAACGTCGCAACCACAGCGCCTGCGGCAGGTGGTTTCATCGTTGACCTGCCGGTGGGTGCAGAGTGCAGCTTGGATCTCAGTGGTAGCCCCGCACTAGCAGCACGTGAACAGCTGGCCGTCACCGCTGGGGCTCGTACACCAGTGACCCAATTCAATTCTTGGGTGCGCGGGAAAGATCCAGACGGTGCGCCTCGCATTGCCCTAGCGAAGCGCAGCCCTGCTGATATCACAGCTTCTCAGAAGAACCGCAAGTTTACATTCTCTGTTCCTGCTGACCTATCTAGCACGGAGAACGAAATGGTCATCGGTGTGGAAAACCACAACTTCCGTGGCTTCGCGGACGTCACATTCACAAAGACATCCGCAGGCAATGCTGGTAAAAATGCGCAGTTCAACTTTGAACAATCGTGTTCTCCTGGTGACCCAACCTTTACTTTGAAGTCGGGCGAGTCTTACACACTGAAATCTGTTCCAATTGATTCCCCATGTTCCGTGCAGGAGATCGATGACGGTGTGAAGGAATCAAACCCGATCCTCAACGTGACAAACCATGGTGCACGTATTGACAATGTGAAGGTTCAGCAGAGTCCAGCTCCTGCTCCAGAACCAGGAAAACCACTGGAGGAGAACCTGCGACGGGTTAACTTCGATGTGCTTCCGGTGTCCACAGCTGATGACACGTCTACTAGTGGTGAACAATGGTCCTTGACAGCGCAAAACAGTTTCCCGGGCGTGCAGATCGAGAAGAAGATCGACGGCTCGCCGATCAGCTCCATCACCGGGGCGGTCGCTGATACCGCAGTATTGCCGGATGATGCCACTTCAATGAAGGTGCATTACAAGATCACCAACACCGGTGCGCAGTCTCTAAGCGACATTGCGCTGAAGGATCCATCGCTGGCTGGTCGCAAGATCACCAACTCAGCTGGGCAGACCATCACTGTTCCTGAAAGCGGAGCTATCGATGCAAACTTCTGCTCCGTAGCGAACCTTCAGCTGGCTAGCGACAACACTCACGAGTGTGTCTTCGATGTGGAAATCACGGAGCCGAAGGATAAGTTCTTCAGCTACAAGGGTGAAGTGACTGTGACGGCAAAGGCCGGGGATGATGCCGGCCAGGTTTCCGATACGGATACCTACGGCGCCATCCGCCTGCAAAAGGCCATTGGCTGGATGCTGCCGGATACAGGTGCACAAACCTTGCTGGTTGTTCTACTGCTTGGATTGCTCGCCTTGGCATACGGTTTGTACCGCTACCTCCGACGCCGCGATGAGGATGAAGACGAGGACTACTCGGAAGAGGATCAATTTGGGCCTGACGCCGACGAACCCCTCGACGACGATTCCAGTGCGCACCCGTTCGAGGAGGATACGGAATCACCTGATGACTACGATGGGCAACGATGA
- a CDS encoding class C sortase yields the protein MTSDPSEVPAGAARSTSSQHVTRAERFSAANRADPANSTGHVEPTDGMEPADGMEPAPKRPNQTKKQRKQKKRRRDLVWIILGVLILLYPIVATLYNDWQLNNQAEAYSHDVDNIQPPQLTQHYLQQARAYNEYLAKQGHHARPAKEGDEGFDRYMKTLNPPETKGVMARLRIPSIDVDLPVYHTTNSDVLYRGAGHMYGSDLPVGGDGNNSLISAHTGMVNASMFDNLRKLKDGDEVFVEVMGEKLKYKVHGRKVVKPNEWQQVTYEKGKDKLTLVTCTPYGINTDRLLVNAERVPLDNPNEPSGGWRPVLSWWMILDLIIILLVLLVVAWREYKAWRRKKKQKETKATQATEQTA from the coding sequence ATGACGTCTGACCCCTCGGAAGTCCCGGCAGGTGCTGCGCGCTCGACGAGCTCGCAGCACGTGACCCGTGCGGAGCGGTTCAGTGCCGCTAACCGCGCGGATCCAGCTAACTCCACCGGTCACGTAGAACCCACGGACGGCATGGAACCTGCGGATGGCATGGAGCCTGCGCCGAAGCGGCCGAACCAAACTAAGAAGCAGCGCAAGCAAAAGAAGCGCCGCAGGGACCTCGTTTGGATCATCCTCGGCGTGTTGATTCTGCTGTATCCAATAGTGGCAACGCTCTATAACGACTGGCAGCTCAACAACCAGGCGGAGGCATATTCCCACGATGTGGATAACATCCAGCCACCGCAGTTAACCCAGCATTACCTGCAGCAGGCTCGCGCGTACAACGAATACCTCGCTAAGCAGGGGCACCATGCGCGCCCGGCGAAGGAGGGTGATGAGGGATTCGATCGCTATATGAAAACCCTCAACCCACCCGAAACCAAGGGCGTGATGGCGCGCTTGCGGATTCCCTCCATCGATGTTGACCTGCCGGTCTACCACACGACAAACTCTGATGTTCTCTATCGGGGCGCAGGGCACATGTACGGTTCCGACCTGCCCGTTGGAGGGGACGGAAACAATTCGCTGATTTCAGCTCACACCGGCATGGTGAATGCCTCCATGTTCGATAATCTGCGCAAGCTCAAGGACGGCGATGAAGTCTTCGTGGAGGTCATGGGCGAGAAACTCAAGTACAAAGTGCATGGTCGCAAAGTCGTCAAACCCAACGAATGGCAACAGGTGACCTACGAAAAGGGCAAAGACAAGCTGACACTAGTAACCTGCACACCCTACGGCATCAATACCGATCGATTGCTGGTCAACGCCGAGCGCGTTCCGCTAGACAACCCCAATGAACCCTCCGGCGGTTGGCGACCTGTGCTGTCGTGGTGGATGATTCTGGATCTCATCATCATTCTTCTCGTCCTCCTAGTGGTGGCGTGGCGTGAATACAAAGCGTGGCGTCGTAAAAAGAAACAAAAGGAGACGAAGGCCACACAGGCAACTGAGCAAACCGCATAG
- a CDS encoding vitamin K epoxide reductase family protein, producing the protein MAEKSTNVRPAKSAAADPNPASHGSNVVSGAGQADSSRGSGVPLQGIDASKGFGILMLILSAIGLWFSALIMYDKIKLMLDSSFTPACTLNDVISCSDVMASGQASAFGFPNPFIGMIGFPVVMTIAVVLLVGARLPRWMWWSSVFGLGLAVLFVHWLAYQAIFNIVALCPWCMVVWSVTLPLFVMTLTHTLRESRRHAGQPAAEGIAVPLIITIAWYVGFAAVMAMQFMM; encoded by the coding sequence ATGGCTGAAAAGTCTACAAACGTTCGCCCCGCTAAGAGCGCAGCTGCCGACCCAAACCCGGCAAGTCATGGAAGCAACGTGGTTTCCGGCGCGGGCCAGGCGGATTCGTCCCGTGGGAGTGGAGTACCCCTCCAAGGTATTGATGCCTCAAAGGGATTTGGCATCCTCATGCTGATTCTTTCGGCGATCGGCCTGTGGTTTTCCGCGCTGATCATGTACGACAAGATCAAGCTGATGCTGGATTCCAGCTTCACTCCGGCTTGCACACTCAACGACGTTATTTCGTGTTCGGACGTTATGGCTTCGGGTCAGGCCAGCGCGTTTGGGTTCCCCAACCCTTTCATTGGCATGATTGGCTTCCCCGTTGTGATGACTATCGCAGTCGTGTTGCTGGTTGGTGCGCGGCTGCCCCGTTGGATGTGGTGGAGTAGCGTTTTCGGCCTAGGGCTTGCAGTCCTCTTTGTGCATTGGCTGGCCTACCAAGCGATCTTCAATATCGTCGCATTGTGCCCCTGGTGCATGGTCGTGTGGTCGGTTACCTTGCCACTTTTCGTCATGACTCTCACGCATACGCTTCGCGAATCTCGACGCCACGCTGGTCAGCCAGCTGCGGAAGGAATTGCAGTGCCGTTGATCATCACTATCGCTTGGTATGTGGGATTCGCCGCGGTGATGGCAATGCAGTTCATGATGTAG
- the nadE gene encoding ammonia-dependent NAD(+) synthetase codes for MPNTYAHPLQQRIIQELHTRPTITPQEEIASRVEFLVDYLRKTGAKGFVLGISGGQDSTLAGKLAQMAVDQFNQEQAEKAAEVAASSTSPLSAPATFVAVRLPYGEQADENDAQIALRFIEPSESVVINIKNATDAMARDAAEALGIREVSDFNKGNIKARQRMIAQYAIAGQRGLLVIGTDHAAEAVTGFYTKHGDGAADVVPLAGLTKSQGAALLRVLGAPDSTWQKVPTADLEENRPALPDEEALGVRYADIDAYLQGEQVSDEAAACIEHLWFVSRHKRTTPATPQDSWWRE; via the coding sequence ATGCCAAACACCTATGCCCACCCTTTACAACAGCGCATCATCCAAGAGTTGCACACGCGGCCCACGATCACCCCCCAAGAAGAAATAGCATCCCGAGTTGAGTTTCTGGTCGATTACTTGAGGAAAACCGGCGCAAAGGGCTTTGTTCTCGGTATTTCAGGAGGACAAGATTCCACACTCGCTGGCAAGCTCGCTCAAATGGCCGTTGATCAATTCAACCAAGAACAGGCGGAGAAGGCAGCCGAAGTTGCGGCTTCCTCTACCTCTCCTCTATCCGCCCCTGCAACATTCGTTGCGGTGCGCCTGCCCTATGGCGAGCAAGCAGATGAGAACGATGCTCAAATCGCGTTGCGTTTCATTGAACCAAGTGAATCGGTGGTCATCAACATCAAGAACGCAACAGATGCCATGGCTCGTGACGCTGCAGAGGCCTTAGGTATCCGCGAAGTCTCCGATTTCAATAAAGGGAATATCAAAGCAAGGCAGCGCATGATCGCGCAATACGCCATCGCGGGCCAGCGGGGATTGCTTGTCATCGGCACTGATCACGCTGCTGAAGCGGTGACTGGTTTCTACACGAAACACGGCGATGGCGCGGCCGATGTCGTACCCCTGGCGGGGCTTACTAAGAGCCAAGGGGCGGCACTGCTACGAGTGTTAGGCGCCCCCGATTCGACATGGCAGAAAGTTCCAACGGCTGACCTCGAAGAAAATCGCCCCGCCCTACCGGATGAGGAAGCACTCGGCGTGCGCTACGCCGATATCGATGCTTACCTGCAAGGTGAACAAGTTTCTGATGAAGCAGCAGCCTGCATTGAGCACCTATGGTTCGTTTCCCGCCACAAGCGCACAACTCCCGCCACCCCGCAAGATTCGTGGTGGCGGGAATAA
- the ykgO gene encoding type B 50S ribosomal protein L36: MKVRKSLRSLKNKPGAQVVRRHGKVYVINKKDPRFKARQG, encoded by the coding sequence ATGAAGGTCCGCAAGTCCCTTCGGTCGCTGAAGAACAAGCCGGGCGCCCAGGTCGTTCGTCGCCACGGTAAGGTCTACGTGATCAACAAGAAGGATCCTCGTTTCAAGGCTCGCCAGGGCTAA
- the nrdH gene encoding glutaredoxin-like protein NrdH — protein MITVYTKPACVQCKATTRALDKAGLEYELIDISLDDEARDYVMALGHLQAPVVVSGDAHWSGFRPDRIRTLAAEAA, from the coding sequence ATGATCACTGTCTACACCAAGCCAGCATGTGTTCAGTGCAAGGCCACCACTCGCGCCCTCGATAAGGCAGGTCTGGAGTACGAACTCATCGACATCAGTCTTGATGACGAAGCTCGCGACTACGTGATGGCCTTGGGGCACCTGCAGGCGCCAGTAGTAGTTTCGGGCGATGCCCACTGGTCCGGTTTCCGCCCCGATCGCATTCGTACCCTAGCTGCTGAGGCTGCCTAA
- the nrdI gene encoding class Ib ribonucleoside-diphosphate reductase assembly flavoprotein NrdI encodes MLITYFSSTTENTHRFVQKLGLPAKRIPLRRNDDPLIVTEPHVLIVPTYGGGAGMTKDLNRPVPKQVIRFLNNENNRNLLRGVIAAGNLNFGVDFGKAGDVISAKCQVPYLYRFELMGTDHDVKRVREGLAEFESSLKDEGRWQSIA; translated from the coding sequence TTGCTAATCACGTACTTTTCCTCCACGACGGAAAACACCCATCGTTTTGTACAGAAGCTCGGGCTGCCCGCCAAGCGCATCCCCTTGAGGCGCAACGATGATCCCCTCATTGTCACGGAACCACATGTTTTGATCGTTCCCACCTATGGCGGGGGAGCGGGAATGACAAAGGACCTCAATCGACCGGTCCCCAAGCAAGTCATTCGGTTCCTCAACAATGAAAACAATCGCAATCTACTGCGGGGGGTAATCGCCGCCGGCAACCTCAACTTCGGTGTGGATTTCGGCAAGGCAGGAGACGTGATTTCCGCTAAATGCCAAGTTCCTTACCTCTACCGATTTGAACTCATGGGAACCGACCATGACGTCAAACGTGTACGTGAAGGGCTAGCTGAGTTCGAGTCTTCTTTGAAAGATGAAGGCCGCTGGCAGTCCATCGCCTAA